The DNA window TTTTGGGATGTCTGAACTCCTTTGTTCTCAGTTCCAGTTAACGCAACTTAATTTCCCTCTCACACTATAACTCCATTTTACGCACAGCCAGTTTAAAATCATACTCAGACTTCTCTTTTGTTTCTAATTGGAGACGTGCTAAACGTACTTTCACACGACTGTCCACTGTACTCAGGGAAGTGAGATGAGGTGGGAGAGAACGGCTCATAGCGAGGCAGAGCTCTTACCTCTCAGACCCACAACTAGTCGGCGTGTGTAATTCACCAAACACACCCGGCTCCCGTTCCTCCAACTCTTCCTCATTATGCCCAGCCTCCTCAGTATCCTGGACAGTTGACGCATCCTCCTCAGGAAGCAAGGCTGGCTCAGCAGTAGTGTCTGCCTCTGGGCCTAAATACAACACACCTAGCTCCACTAAATGATCTACAACTCGTATACGGATATCAGATTTTAACAAAGCCCTCGATATAGACAGATTGAAATGGGCAGCAACTTTAATCAAGTTATCCTTTTTGCATAACCGCAACATATCCAAACTCGGCCTGGCTACAAAATCGTCCAAGTGAAATCCAGAAGTGGCCATCCAACCTATACTCCTATACTACAACACAGTAACATACAGTGGAACATGTTACGCTCTTCAAGGTGAAATAGCTGGGGATAATGAGATGGCAACACCTATATTGTAACCTGTGTATGGCGAGCACAAGGAAGAACACCACAGCAATAAATGAGTATAAAGAAAACCACCAGTTTATTTAGTTACGGGAAGACAGAAGTATGATCCAAATACATATAAATAGAagttaaaaaaaaccccaaGATAATAGTATTTGGTGTATGTAAACAGCTTATATTGTTAAACACAATTATGGAAAACGGTAATAGTAAAGGTGAACATGCAAAAAACTACAATGAGTGTGTAGTGAAGAAGATTCCATATATGTCCTGCAGGTAAAATAATCCAAACACAAGCCAGGTAAATATTGTTATTGTGTGGGGTCTTTATTAGAAAATACATTTCCATTATTCCTATGTTTCTaagattaatttatatatttacgtTGCTTAATTATCACATCACTGAAATTCTTCACCTGTAATGTTAAATGTGTTCAGTGAGTAAGTAAGTGAATACAGGAGGACTTGGTCAAAAATTACATATTGATAAATAATACACCTTCCCCAGTGCCAGATGTGGAGTGTGAATGAATAAAGCTAATGGACAGCTGCAGGCAATAACTGTGATTATTAAATTTACACTCTGAATTTTTCTTGCAAAGTATGACCATAATTCACAatcaaatattacacaaaatgaGAATATAGTATATGACTCTACTTCTATGTATAAAATTCATTGAGTATACATAGAGTAATGTAGTGATAGAAGAATGTATAGAAcgataagaaaaaaataaacttttacTGCAGTGGCTGGATGTTCGTTCTTGAAGGATGTTGCAcattataaacaaaaatgaatatacACCTCTTTCAGTGTGCAAAGACTTTCCCTTAACCAGCAAAATTTAGAGATAACAGTGGCTATTCACAGCTGTAAAAATGACTGATCACTACAATTTAGACAGTTAAGCAACAAAGTAAAGGTGCTGCTGGAGAAAAGCCAGAATCTTCTGCCACGAGTCCTCCTGTGCATCTGAATGTGGTTTGGTTTGTCCACCCCAGAGCAAGAGCACTGtcattaaaaacacagtaaGACGTAAaatataacaacacacacatagccGTGTTCTTTGCATTTATGCCTATATCATTATAGGATACACGTGGTTTAAATGTGGTATTGACAGATTTCACAACTGTAACCGAGTATTTTATAGTAGTTTGACTGCCCTTGTTCTTGGTAATATTGAACATGGTCTTATTGAATAACAATTAATCACCAACCAATAACAGTCAGCCATTGGTCAAAAGATATTGCCCCAGTTTCCATCAAATTatcattaacatttattttctgtaactgctttatcctgttcaggctCACATCTATTAATGTATTATGTTATTCCAAATATAGATTATAATGGTATAATCCATTTGGAAAATATTCCATTATTGTTAGTTATTTAAAAGGAAATGTATGTCATTATAATTACATGACAATTAATTGATATTTGATTACCTTTTGTTTTGTTCCCTTGAACAACGAAGTTACTGGCCCGGTGGTGTGGTGTATAGGGCGCCTCTATCAGATGACCTGCTCCAGGATATGTGAGGACCTGCAGCAGATGTCGATTTCCTGCTTTGTCCATTATCAGCGCCATCTGACAAAGGACAGTGTGGCCAAGACAAAAACTCTGATTTGAAAAGGGCATTTGTAAAAAGtattaggtaaaaaaaaattcaacacACACTATGTAAATCTGCAGTGGAACCACTTTATGTGTCTAGCATTTTTCAGTCATGGATTAAAACGTCCTCTATTTGTTTAGTTGCTGCTGAAAGTAAAATGCTTAAATGtaaaaatcaaaatcaaaagtGAAAGCAAAGCAGATGGACACTACAGAATGAAATtaaactaaaaaagaaaaaaagaaacgaAGGAGGTTTTACTCTGAATAATGTGAACGATTCTTTACATTTACTAAAGCAAAAGATTAACAGTCACACTTCCTGTCGTATCCAAAGACCTTACGGACTTCACTACCCAGAATACTGTAGATGATCACGTGACTCCCAAACTAGAGTCATTGATAGAGTATTGATTGCTATTAtctgtatttctgtgtatttaACCCTagccctttctctctttctgtgccaAGTTTTACCTATCTTCAGCATTACTAAGTGTTCCTGTTTGagtaatatttttgtatatgACCCTGATGTTTTTGATTCTGTTATTGCCTTGCCCTGATTTGTTTGGATATTCTGGTTTTGGACTCTTGCCTGTTTCTTCGTTGCTTCTTCTGGTATTTTCCTGTGCTCTACTTATGCTCTTTAGCTACTGGCCTGGACTGTTTTTGACCTTGTCTCTTTTCCCAAGCCATTTGTTAAAGCCCCAATACCTTTACCTCTGCGTTTGTATCTTTTCGGTCGCGTCCTGAGTCTAATTACAATTAATCATATTATAATGTATGGCACTTTCTGTGTATGTGCGACTCTGACTATGCTACAAAATGTGTGTATGAAGAGATTCTTTTGTATCATATTGTCATTTATGTCTTTTAAAAGGAGAAACACATGAAAAGACAGTCAGTTGTAACCTTGACCTTACAATAATATAATTACTATTCATTAGAAAAGTGATTATATTTATCAAGAAAGCTCACATTTCACCACAATAtaagatttttttaatgtggtgaTCTCGGTGGCATAGATTGATTTGACTTACATCTTCAGCAGACTCAACAGTAGGAGAGTTCTGATCATCTTCACCGTTAACAAGGAGCAAGGGACACTTTATCTGACCCACCTGTGTCATTCAAACAAACCACTACAGATTCAGAgccatatatacacacacagagccaactatgtgagtgtgttctgCATCTTACATCCAGTTTCATGCTTGGATCTGCAGGAATGGGCAGGTTTACGTCTCTCCAGATGAACTGATTGTCCTGTATTCGCACTTTATCATACATCCTAAAAAGAGCAATTTAACAAATTTTTTACtattagaataataataataaaaaaaacaatcatcATTTCACTGGTTCATAATGAAAATGggtttacacatacacatatatatatatatgtatatacacatacatacacacacaccatatcattttttttccccagttgaAATCAACTTTTTTCCTACTTACGTCACATGCTGAGTGTCTGAAAGAGAATCTGGTATATTTTGCTGCTGACCAGCCACAGTGTTCGAAACGGAGTTAATCATGACAGCTGCTCTAAACAGAACAGCAAACTGAGCCTCCATCTGCTCATTCATCCTTCATCAAACCAAAGAAACATGGAATACTATGAAAAAGAGTGTAGCAACACAACAGATTAACAAAAAACAGTGCACCAGATTAACAGAGGCTTGACTAAAATTGTGGGTCCTCACACAAAGCACATACATgtacatacatatatttatggGGCTTTCTACAGTATTGTACATTCTCAAATTGAAAATTAATATTCTTTGCTGATGATAGCAAACAATCTAAATACCTACAGAATAACTGATCAACTGTCTTCTCTTATAGCTAGTCTTTTTATATGATGCTCAGTgactgtttatttacatattgctGCCTCTCAAAGAAAGGAAagtttgttgatgttttttttttttttttaacatttgttaGATGTAACCACTTTCTACATTGTGACACATTTTACAAGGCAAATTATTGACATTCACCAGCATTTTACCTTCAACAAAACATTTACCGGAGTATATATGCTGTTTCTATAGATATTGACAATATATTTCTGCATTTAAATGGCTTATAACCTACATATACTTATACTGACACAAATAAAGACATTAACATATATAGGACTCTACACCGTATTAAATATGGAATAAATACGGAATTGTACAGAAGTtgaaaaaacaccaacaacaaataaaaacacacataataCACCACGCTTACTTTAGAGTTATGTGGTTGGTGCAATGTGCTGGTAGCCTCTGTAAAATGATAGCTGATGCTGATATGGTGCCTTTCCGGCTTCCCTATACATGTAGTTAGCTGGTGCCCTCTGGGCCGAACAATTGGGTAGAGTTTGATCAGCAAATTTAAGCCTGGATGATTAAgggatttcattcattcattcattcatctgtaaccgcttatctagttcagggtcgcggtaggtccagagcctacctggaatcat is part of the Hoplias malabaricus isolate fHopMal1 chromosome 4, fHopMal1.hap1, whole genome shotgun sequence genome and encodes:
- the LOC136695065 gene encoding bile acid-CoA:amino acid N-acyltransferase-like, which translates into the protein MNEQMEAQFAVLFRAAVMINSVSNTVAGQQQNIPDSLSDTQHVTMYDKVRIQDNQFIWRDVNLPIPADPSMKLDVGQIKCPLLLVNGEDDQNSPTVESAEDMALIMDKAGNRHLLQVLTYPGAGHLIEAPYTPHHRASNFVVQGNKTKVLLLWGGQTKPHSDAQEDSWQKILAFLQQHLYFVA